The genome window TCTCAGTTGTTAAGCCGGGAGCGGAGAGAAGCTGGGAGTGCAGCCGCGGGCAGAGCGCGGCAGGACAAGGCACCACGGCCAGAGCGAAATGAGTCACGGCTTTAGGCAGAGCACTGTCGCTGAGCTCCTGATCGTGATGGGCACCTCTGTGACCAGTTCATCTTCCCTTGGTTGAGCAGGGGATGGTCCGACTGCCAAGTGAGCTTCGGACAAAGAGGGCAGCGCCATGCTCGGCAAACGGGAACATGGAAAAGTGGAAGGTTTTCACCTGTCGCTGCACTGTCACAGCTTGTACAAGTTCAGCTGAAGAAACACAGGATGAAACTGGTAAATTATGATCTAGTGAATTGCAAAACACATTTACTCCCACGTCAAGAGGTGGGAAAAGGGAGACCTGATGTCTCCTTTCAAGTGCTCTCGAGTCCCAACACAGGCTACTTATTACAGTGACCTCTTCTCTCCACAGCCCATTGCTGTGTTTCAGTACTCTGCTTTGTTCAGTGCACAAATCCTTCACTTTCTAAATGTTCCATAATATGCTTACCATCAAACGATATGCAAACATACACGCAGTGTGTGTCTAACATACACATAGCTCTATGATCCTAAAAAAGACAGCGcacccagaaaaacaaattagatTTACACTCCCTGGTGCCAATATCATCGTGCACCCTCCAGACACACACGTCACTCCTCACCGCTGGTGCACACATTGCCCTATGTATGGTGCTGCCATTGCTCTGCGCTTCCTGAAACACTCACCGCTCTCCTCCTTATGACCCAGGCCTCATCCCACTCCTCCCACCCATATACATCACTGTCCGTCGATTTACACACATATCACCTCATTCCTGAAGGAAACCACATCACTTGCACTCTTTTACAAAGAAATCACCGTGCCTGACAGCACATGACAATCCCATATCTCTGAGTCACCCTGCGCTGTCATTCCTACATGCTCCCCACCCGCTGCCAGAAACACATTGCTCAGTGCCCTTGATCCACATCCTGACACTCAGAGCCCTCCGCACCCCCAACTCATACATCGCTCTGCTCCCTACAACATATGGCACCTCCTGAGCCCAGCAAACAAACAGATCCTTCTGCACCAGCACCTGCTAGTACATTGATTCGGTCCTCCCCGACGGAGGGCTCATTCTGCTCCCTGATGAGCGGACACAGCACTCTGCTGCTTCCCTATACACCCACTGCCCCGTGCCACCCGACAGTGGCATCACTCTGCAGGCGCCTGACAGAAACCTCAGTCAGCGCCCGATGGGGCATGGATGTCTCCTCTCCCAATGACAAACACATCGCTCTGTGCTTCAAATGGCAAACACTCCACTTTGCTGTTCctcaacacacacacattccTCGGCACCTGCAGAGAGCACACACATTGCTTCACTCTGTGCCCGCAGGGTCCCTGCCCCTCTGTGCCACGTGAAAACCGCTGCATTTTGATGGTGAGAAAACACAAATATCCACATACATGGATCTGGGGCAATGGCGACCACATCTCTCTACAGCCCATGAGAACTAACAGAGCTCAGCAACCCTATTTTGTAAACTGCCCTGCACCTGAACGGAACATGTAGCTGGCAGTGGAAAGCAACATCCATCACCGAGACCACCAAGGCTCTCACCAAATACACCAGATTCAAGTAAGATGCTTCTGTGCCCTGGAGCATCTTTTCAATAAAAGAGCTGATGATATAGTGATCTGTACTTTGTTGTcccatttggggtttttttcaggaaaacagaggTAATGCTGTGGAAGCATTGTAAATTGTAAGGAAAGAGAGACATGCATTGTTTGAGGTAAAAGGATGTGCTCTACATCTGCTTCAATGAAGAATTGAACGTCCATAATTCATTTGAAAAACCCTGGGAGCCTGCTTTTGGTACATGCATGGTTTAGGGGTGGCGGGTTAGACAAACGAAAGGAGTCAGTGGTCCCAAAACTGCCAAAACAAATCTGTTCCTGACTGCTAGTATGTGGTGCTTCCCTGTTGAGCTACATGAATGGATGACGGTGTGAATGGGGAGCATTCAAAACACAGGCAGTTCCAGACGACCCTGTGCTCTTTTCTTCtagttattttgttttgagCAAAAGGCTCCGAGATGAACGCcgtccctccttccctcccatcATTAAGCGCTTTCGCCCCCGAACTGCATAGGCCGCCATAGGCGATAGCACCTAGCACAGGCTCCCCGGCGTAGCTTTTTCCCGGCTTTCGTCCGCCCCTCTCTCTCCACCGCCGTTTCCCCGCGCCCCGTACACGCCGCCGCCGAGCCGCGGACGGGGCTGGGGGCGGGCGGGCAgagccggggccgcgccgctgCCGCGCTCGGTCCGACCTGAGTGAGGACTGCGCGGAGCCTCCCCGCGGGCGGGCCCGCCCGCCTCCCGCCCGCCTCCCGCCCGCCTCCCGCCCGCCTCCCGCCCGCCTCCCGCCCGCCTCCCGCCCCTCCCGTCACGGCGCTGATTGGCGGCGCTCGCGGCTCGCAGCCCCGAGCGCGCGCTTCCCCGGGGCGCGCTCCCGGCAAGGGACGCGGCGCTTCCAGCGGGCCGGGGCGGCAGCCGGGAGAGCTCGGCGGGGCCAGGGAAGTCGGCTGCCGCCTGCGCTTTCAGCCTTTGTGCCGCGGCCCTGAACCGAACGCGGGAAGAAACCGCGAGCCCTCGGGGAAGGAGGCGGCTGCCGGCGGCAGCTTTAGCCAGCGGTCCCGAGGCCGGGAATGAATGCGAGCGGAGcggctttggaaaaaaacagggcGAGCCCGAGGCTCGGGCAGCGACACCGTACCGCACCGCTCGCCTgcgctgccggggccggggccgccgccgcccctccTGTGCCTTGCGAGCCGCTGTTGGAagggggcgggggcggggcgagGCCAGGGCGCGTTTCCCGCCCCGGAGGCGGGGTCTTTTCCCGGGCTCGCGAGAAGCGTCCAATGGCAGGCGGGCGGTGTCGCGCGGGCGCGAGCGCGGGGCTATAAATAGCGGCGCGGCGGAGCCGCTGGATTGGCGAGCGCTGTGGTGTGGTGTGCGCGAGCGGCtgtgtgctggtgctgggcCATGGCGCGCACGAAGCAGACGGCGCGGAAGTCGACGGGCGGCAAGGCGCCCCGCAAGCAGCTGGCCACCAAGGCTGCCCGCAAGAGCGCGCCGGCCACGGGCGGCGTCAAGAAGCCGCACCGCTACCGGCCCGGCACGGTGGCGCTGCGCGAGATCCGGCGCTACCAGAAGTCCACGGAGCTGCTGATCCGCAAGCTGCCCTTCCAGCGCCTGGTGCGCGAGATCGCGCAGGACTTCAAGACCGACCTGCGCTTCCAGAGCTCGGCCGTCATGGCGCTGCAGGAGGCCAGCGAGGCCTACCTGGTGGGGCTCTTCGAGGACACCAACCTGTGTGCCATCCACGCCAAGCGCGTCACCATCATGCCCAAGGACATCCAGCTGGCCCGCCGCATCCGCGGTGAGCGCGCTTGAGTTCCGAACTGCTGCAGCCCTTGCTGGCCGGGCATTGAGGCAACCCACGCAGACCCAAAGGCTCTTTTAAGAGCCACTACATGCACAATTAAAAGAGCTGTTGCACTGCTCTTAAAAAATTGTACGGTTTAGTGAATTCAGGGAGAAAATATTGGAAAGACACCTATCAATAGGACTGTAATTAGTCCCAAAGGGTATTCTGGAGGTACTACATGCACCCTAAATTAAGCTGCTTAGAAATGTATTGTGAGAAAACTTGCTTTACAGAGGGAGGAAATACTAGGTACTGgaactgaaaaaatgaaatgcctCCCCACTGCTGTTACAAAACGTTACAACTCCTACAGCCGTTTCCTTCCTCGTGCCCCATGCCCCATAAAACAGCGCGCTTAAACTAGTGCAACAGCTCTTTTAATTGTGCATGTAGTGGCTCTTAAAAGAGCCTTTGGGTCTGCGTGGGTTGCCTCAATGCCCGGCCAGCAAGGGCTGCAGCAGTTCGGAACTCAAGCGCGCTCACCGCGGATGCGGCGGGCCAGCTGGATGTCCTTGGGCATGATGGTGACGCGCTTGGCGTGGATGGCACACAGGTTGGTGTCCTCGAAGAGCCCCACCAGGTAGGCCTCGCTGGCCTCCTGCAGCGCCATGACGGCCGAGCTCTGGAAGCGCAGGTCGGTCTTGAAGTCCTGCGCGATCTCGCGCACCAGGCGCTGGAAGGGCAGCTTGCGGATCAGCAGCTCCGTGGACTTCTGGTAGCGCCGGATCTCGCGCAGCGCCACCGTGCCGGGCCGGTAGCGGTGCGGCTTCTTGACGCCGCCCGTGGCCGGCGCGCTCTTGCGGGCAGCCTTGGTGGCCAGCTGCTTGCGGGGCGCCTTGCCGCCCGTCGACTTCCGCGCCGTCTGCTTCGTGCGCGCCATCACTCCAAATAGCGAGCAGCCAGGAACTAAGCAACTACAGCAATGTGTGCCTGCTTGTATTCGGGGAGTATTTATAGCACTGGTGAATCCTCTGATAGGCAGACGGGTAGATGCTGAATTTCATTGGTGGattcaaatttttaaattccCGCCCTTTCCAGATACCTCCTACACTTTTCAGGCTCAGTTCTTATTAAATGCTTTCTGTTCTTGTAAAAATCTATAACGTCTACTACCACCATTTGCGAATTTTTTAAGACTTGGTATTGTTTTTAACTGACGAAATTTAACTTCAGTATTAAGCCACGCAAGccttaaaacttttttttagaTTATGCAAGCTTATAATTGCATCTTGCTTATTAAGCTACTTTATCAATTTTAAGTGAGagattttcacttttatttcagtggaTATATTTGTGCAGAGataaccagaaaataaaattcccttgaaagtattttttaagtCTCTTTATTTAGATAGCCTAAAATATCTCAGAATTATGCAAAATATAACGGGAAAAAAGTAGTTGAAAATGTCTActtgaaaggaaaatttaaaagggATTTTATATAAGTAATTTCAGtccaagaataaaaattattcagagCTTTCAATCCTTATTGATAATACACTGATATGTAAATTTTATTAAGCAGTTATGAAAGGAGGAGATACGGCTAGGAATCAAGGCTTGTAGCTGAAGGTTTAAATTCAGTTTAGGTTTTAAGTTTAGAGCCCCTGTTTAAATAAGGTCCCCCTAAAATGTGGGAGGGCATTGCTTCCTTGTCAGTCCTTGCGTGTTCCCCCCCCgtcccccttttctcccctcacgGTCAACGCCGCACTGTCTCTCTTTGTCTCTTTATTTCATGGACTCGGCCCTCCCGATCGGCTCTGTGCAGCCCGGCGGCTTGAAAAGCACACTAAAACACGGGAGAGAGCGAACACGGTGCGGGAcggggcagcgcggccccgccggtccgggcggcggcggcggcgggagcggcggttGCCGTGGGCGGGGCCgtgcccgcccgccgccgctcgTCATTGGCCGCGTGGAGAGCGCGGGCGGAGCCTTTCGGCGCTGCGCCCCTCGCGATTGGTCAGCGTGAGATTCGCTGCGCCATTGGGCTGCGCCTGCCCCGATAGGGGGCCTCGGCCTATCAggaggcggcggccgcgcgAAGGGAGGGGATATAAAGGCGGAGGCCTGAGGCTGCCGTGACGGCGGTGCTGTTTGTCGGTGGCGGCGGGAGTTTGGCGGCAGAGCGAGCGAGCGAGGGAAGATGTCCGGGCGCGGGAAGCAGGGCGGCAAGGCGCGCGCCAAGGCCAAGTCGCGCTCGTCGCGGGCCGGGCTGCAGTTCCCCGTGGGCCGCGTGCACCGGCTGCTGCGCAAGGGCAACTACGCGGAGCGCGTGGGCGCCGGCGCGCCCGTGTACCTGGCGGCCGTGCTGGAGTACCTGACGGCCGAGATCCTGGAGCTGGCGGGCAACGCGGCCCGCGACAACAAGAAGACGCGCATCATCCCCCGCCACCTGCAGCTCGCCATCCGCAACGACGAGGAGCTCAACAAGCTGCTGGGCAAGGTGACCATCGCGCAGGGCGGCGTGCTGCCCAACATCCAGGCCGTGCTGCTGCCCAAGAAGACTGAGAGTCACAAAGCCAAGAGCAAGTAAACCAGGCGGCGGAAGCGTCCGGAGCCCACAAGCGAAATCCAAAGGCTCTTTTCAGAGCCACCCACAGCCTCAAGAAAGAGCTTGAAATGCTGCGGCCACGGTGCCAGTGGAGAGGGAAGGGCGGCTGTGCTTGTCTCTGgctctgtatgtgtgtgtgtgtgtgtgtggtttggCGTGTGTTTGCCGTAGGCGGACCGGGCCGGTTGTGCCGGGCTGCATTTCTGTCGCGGGCCGGGACCGGCCGGAGCACTGTGTTCCCGGCccgcagggagctgctctgtggcGGGGCGAGCGCGGGCGGAGGGGAGCGCGGAATGTCCCGGAGCCAATCGTGGCCTGCGCGGGCTTTTGGAAATGGCGCGGGCACCGAACCCTCCCCGGCCGCGGACCCGCGCTCCCGCGGGCGGCAACGGCGGCCGGAAGAGCCAAGAGCCCCATCCACAACGTTACTATTGgatctgcagctgcagagtcACGGGCCGGCAATAAGGAAAAGAATTCTGCAATGGCCTCATCGTGGACAACTTAAGCATATTATTGTTTGCTCAAATTTGAAAAGGGAAGAGACCCCAGTTTTTTTACAAAAGGCCGCTGAGAAGAAGCAGCCTGACCTAATCAGAGCAGGACAGcgagagggaggggagaggtACAGTGTTAAAGGGAAGGAACCAGCGGCAAGTGCAACACTAAATATCAACACACAGCAACACAGCTCTTTTCAGGGAATACGTGGGTGGCTCTTAAAAGAGCCTTTGTGATATGGGGGCCGTGTTTTAAAAAGAACGCAAAGCTTTAGCCGCCGAAGCCGTACAGAGTGCGACCCTGGCGCTTGAGGGCGTAGACCACGTCCATGGCCGTGACCGTCTTCCTCTTGGCGTGCTCCGTGTAGGTGACGGCGTCGCGGATCACGTTCTCCAGGAAGACCTTGAGCACGCCGCGCGTCTCCTCGTAGATCAACCCCGAGATGCGCTTGACGCCGCCGCGCCGAGCCAGGCGGCGGATGGCCGGCTTGGTGATGCCCTGGATGTTGTCGCGCAGCACCTTGCGGTGGCGCTTGGCACCGCCCTTGCCGAGCCCCTTGCCGCCCTTGCCCCGGCCAGACATGATGACAcccgggctgctgctgctgctgccgctgctaCCGACGCGGCTGCTGTGAGCAGCGCCGGCCGCGCCCGAGCCTTTATGCGGTGCGGTCCGACCTGGTTGGGAGCAGGGGCGGGCACGGCGGGCGGGGGCCGAGCCCGCGCCTCCGCCCCTTCGGCCGCTGGCGGGCGCCTCCCCGGGCCCCGGCTGCTTTCTCCGCGCCTGTCCCCGCCTCCGtctctgccccccccccccctccggCTCCGACCGCCTCGCTCGCATTACCCCGGTCCCTCGGTTCCCCCCAACCGCTTTTCCATCCTTTCCACCTCTGCAGTCGTGGCGCGAAAGCagaaacccttttttttccctgatgttgCGACAGTGCCACTGCGCAAGGACGTGGCGGTCTTTCGGCCGCCGCGCACGGTTTTTATGGCCTTGCTGACCATATATTTTCACTGCTGAGGTTCCATTCAGGCATTCATATACTGAGAACGACCTGATAAACGTAAGAACTCTCCGGTCAGATTCAGGACCTTCGTTTAGTATTTCTCTTGTATATCATGAAGTATGAGGAAAATAATGCTTAAGTTTTCACCTTAAACTAgaattaaatgtttgtttttctccaagCTGGCTATGTCTGACTCTTAGAGTATTGTTATCAGTGGCAAATCTGCACAGGACTTTTTTAGCAATGAACTGAACACTCTTTAGTTTCTATCCTAGCGTTTCTAGTGTTTGCTTCCCATTCAccctttattttctgtctttagtGTTTGCTTCACATTGAATTCCTGACATCCTGGTGATATACAAAAAGCATTATATTTCTATTACATAATTACTTCTAACTGGATTCAAATTATTAACATATGTCAAATGCACAACAAAAACGGCTGTGCCAGCCGTGTTCCTATGTACCCCCATGTTTTCAAAGGCTTGGCACAATTCTTAGTGGATACTCTTTCCTTCATGTAATATGTGTTCCTTTCACAAGGGTATGTTGCAAGTGATGACATTTCTCTTCGTTATTTTGGTATAACTGCATGACTCTGAAAATCAGTCATAATGACTTTTCAATCCATGCCTCATTTCTGTTGGCTATGCCTGCAGTCCTGCATTTGTAGTTCGGGATCCACTGGCTCTATGCAATTAACATAATTCCAATATGGAGAATTTGCCTGAGCTCATCATGGCCAAATACACACATTATTACTCacacagagacagaagaaaGTCCTGGAAAGTGAAGGGCTCGGAAAGATCTCTGTGAACTCTGGCAACCCGTTTTTTAATTGACTCTggcatttttcttctgccttagTCACAGTGACTCCAGCACGGTAAATCTGAAAAAATGACAGGGTCTAAAAATATAATGGTGAAGTAATTGTTTCACAGCATCTTTCAACTCAGATATTTTATATAAGAATGTCTCAGCCTGGCCCTGAAGATCTCTGattcctttttatctcttcttttaTATGACTTGCCATTCCCTCTGTTTCACATGTATTATCTTCATCTCTGCAGCTACAGGGAAGAGTATTCCGTTCACTCTCTTTGCTGGCTGGCATTTTTCATGCATGTTTTCCAGCAGTATTTTATAACACAGGCAGACTCTGAGGACAGCTAACCCTGTGTTAATGGAATTCTCCACTATGACAGGGATACAGTCCATGGAGTATACATGTCCATCTACTACTCCCACTCACCTATTCCTCAACCTTTTGATTTGTAATGCTAAAGCAAATCCCAAAACACGAAAAATGTTTTGTCTAGAGGAAGCAACTGCTATACATGGAGAAGACAACTCCCTGATTCATCCCTGTCCTAAGACATCCCCTAAAACCTAAAGGACCACTTTGATGAGATTATCAGCTATTGCTCTTACCCTCTTTATTTACTAGCCTCTGTCACAGTTGGAATATTGGTTCAGAAGGAAGTTTCCTGTTAATTACTCATTTCTTCAAGTGTTATGTCTGCAGCCTGCAATTCAAAGAGAGCAGAATCTCAAGGCTGTCCTGCTCATAATACCCATTAATTTCTCCCCACTCTTGGATACCTGCTGATATTACTAACTTAAGAAACAAGTTCTACTACTGCACTGTGTATTCTTCTGACCTTTCCCAGGCGTACAGCTTTTGTGTTCCCAATACTAGCCTAATACAGCTTGTATGTCCCTCAAGTTTGAAAGGATTGCAACCAGATGATCCTGCTACCCAagggaaaggtaaaaaaaaaaaaaaaacaaaacaaaacaaaaaaaaaacccagaagacccaaacaaaaccacaaaccaaagcTAAGACCATTCACCATGTAGGGACAATAAGCACATGtggtaaaatgaaaataataagaatCTAAACCCAAATGGACTTGAAGATTAAGAACtcatcatttttttcattagtgtcaaatgcaaacaaaaattcCTGTCTTCATCCATCGATGTGGCTGATAATGATAACCCTTGAAAGTCTTTCTATGTACTCAAGCACACCAAGGCCTAAAGAACTGATAAAACAAGAAGAGATTGCAATTTTTCCTCCACTTTGTTTATggttctatttattttctttctttcttatttttctttcctagcgAATTCCTTAATAAAAAGGCCATGCCTTAGATTTGGACAATTAATATTAGAATTACTCAAACATTCACCTTACTGATCACCAGGCCCTTTTCTCAACAGCTTTGAGTAATTTCAGTTATTAAGTTTCCTTGTACATGTCTCATTGCAGTTTGAGCAAACCCAAACCCCATCAGGTTTCTCTTTACTTACCTCCTCTATACAGCTGGATGTCTGCTgccccctgctcctggctgctcagTGCTGGCCTTCTGTGCTAGTCTTGCTAACTACACAAATAAATGACAGATGTTACAAACTACTAACCTCAAACAGAATAGAAAAGTTAAAGTTGTTACTCTATTCCCTATTTCAAGACCAAATCAACAAAATCTTGGTGGCATTTTCAGTTccgaagggaaaaaaaaaaaaaaacaaaacacacctgTGCCAGAAAGAACAAGATTTAGTTTTAATACAGTCATTATGGAAGCCAATCTTCTCTGGGACCAAGGCAATTTGCAGGCAGAACAGATGAAATATATTCTTCCTGAATGTGCCCAAACCATACATATATAGTCTCACGGGCCTCTGAATCCAGATTCTTGACTTCCTAACTCTATGACAGAGGTGACAAGTTGCTGACCTCATTAATATATTGGGGGTAAATTAAGGCACCAGCCAGCCCTTCCAGTGCCCCTGGCAATCTAAACAACATACTGACGTGAGATAGTGCTACTCTGGCACCAGACCATGGACTGCACAGCTGCAAAGCATGTACTGTAAAAACATGAACTACAGCACAACACTTACACAGTGAACAACTCATCAAAACCTTTTTGTTCCCTTCTATGGGAAAACAGCCTATACAGTGAGCTCCCAAATGCTAACTTGTAATACTCCTGCTCTAGAAAGATGGCACAAACAACCTTGTCTAGAGCCAGTACCTGCTTCACACCTCTGATGAATAACAGGAAGGCAGCACCACTTAAGGACAGCCCTTTCGCATGGTGTGTTACACAGGGCTCTGGCTCTTAGCCTACATTGTGCCTACACTGTCAGTGCctgtgaagcaaaaaaatgagTTGCCTGCCAACACAAATTTACCTGCAAGTGTGTCACATCAGTGTCTGGGGTGCCAAAAGCCAGGAAGATGGCAGATTGCGGACCAGCTGTGCATGCATGATGTGTCCAAGGACACTTTGTCCCTCCATAGGTTCCGAACAGGTTTCTGGCTGGAGTGGGAAGTGACATTTAGATTCATCACATTGCTCCCTCCTGCGTACCAGAAGTTACAGACAGCATTGTCACACAAGCAGGAACGTGTGGAGGGCAGAAAATCCATGGAAGTGCTGCAGTGTTGCAGGGAGGAAGAGTGAGTGGCTCAGCATCCCTCCGTGTGAGCTGCTGACTAGTGCTGATGGAGAAGCTGCTATGAAAGGATAGCACGGTGTCACCCTTCCTTGGTGGACTTCACCACTAAATGCAAGTCAAAGCAAGGCACTCTTGATTCAGGAGGACACAATTTCTTTGGGGAGCCATAGCTGATGCAGCTTCTGTTAATGTTGTTCACCTCTCAGGAATATTTGTTGAAAGGCCTGAGGTGTCCTTAATCTCGCATAAATGATGACATTCAATCCATGCCAGGGTGGTCCAGAACACAATTTTTTAAGTGGCTTGGATTAGTTTTAGAAGACCAAACTACTCAGAGATATAAATAATTCTATTCTTTGGTATCTGACTGGAGACCTTTTCATTGTGtgtgaaaaaaagtaaaaaatgccTTAAGctaataaacacacacacagagtaaaGAACAAAgtccattttttttcatcattagCTGTTCTGAGAAAAGTTTTGGCCCCCTGCAttttttattgacttttttttttttttctttcccaggagggatttccTTCCCAGTGCCTCCTAACTATGGACATATCCAGGTTTCAGACTATAGATTTTCAATTGCCATATTACATGGCAATGTAGAAGGGAGGACACAACAGGTGTCCCAACCCTTAACCAAGAGTACAGGGAGGAGTGTACAACATTCCAGGAAGCTGAGTCTATGGGGACAGTCATCCATTGCCCTAACCTATTTGTTCTGCTCCTTACAGAGGCTCACTCATACCCTGAATTTAAAAGGCCTTATGTGACCTCAGTATACTTAGGAGCCTTAACAGCAGTAGCAGCAGACATTAGTATTGTGTAGGCAGAGGCTTGTTCTGCTGAGCTGCAACAAGTTTGTAGTTTGGTAGGTCTCGCTTTAAAATTCCTTAGCTAAGTGTTAAAAGTTGCTAAACTGTGCTGGCTGGTTGGATCACACAAGTGTTATTACATTTGAAACTCAGATGAAAGATGATGTCACGGAGGGCAAGTAAGGCATGGGTGTAACACTTTAATAGGAGTGTAATCAAGGTTGCAGGGAGCATTTACACCTCTTTCCTGTGGAACATGTTATGTGGGAATGCAGCTCATAATGTAAAGGCCCTCACCTAAATCTCTCTGGAAATTTCCATCTGAGGCGAGGAGAGGGGCTCTGGTGCCCGAGTGTCACAGCTTTGCCTCCTTCAGCTGCCTAAGAATGAGCAGAGcactcagctggagcaggcagagcagcccagcagccacgTCTGTGCGGCTGGCTCTCATGCTAAT of Vidua macroura isolate BioBank_ID:100142 chromosome 5, ASM2450914v1, whole genome shotgun sequence contains these proteins:
- the LOC128807995 gene encoding histone H3; protein product: MARTKQTARKSTGGKAPRKQLATKAARKSAPATGGVKKPHRYRPGTVALREIRRYQKSTELLIRKLPFQRLVREIAQDFKTDLRFQSSAVMALQEASEAYLVGLFEDTNLCAIHAKRVTIMPKDIQLARRIRGERA
- the LOC128808001 gene encoding histone H2A type 2-C translates to MSGRGKQGGKARAKAKSRSSRAGLQFPVGRVHRLLRKGNYAERVGAGAPVYLAAVLEYLTAEILELAGNAARDNKKTRIIPRHLQLAIRNDEELNKLLGKVTIAQGGVLPNIQAVLLPKKTESHKAKSK
- the LOC128808017 gene encoding histone H4, whose protein sequence is MSGRGKGGKGLGKGGAKRHRKVLRDNIQGITKPAIRRLARRGGVKRISGLIYEETRGVLKVFLENVIRDAVTYTEHAKRKTVTAMDVVYALKRQGRTLYGFGG